In Horticoccus luteus, the following proteins share a genomic window:
- a CDS encoding DUF3300 domain-containing protein has protein sequence MNAQDVSDESPRTPEELDKLVAPIALYPDVLVALILPASTVPTDVTLAARFLANSDGSAAIEDQPWDESVKALVHYPEVVKWMDENLEWTRELGLAFAAQSTDVMNAVQRMRTQARATGALKDTPQQEVVVRDQIIYIEPATPDVIYVPRYNYDLVYGPPPFGYAGPFLTFGIGYSVGSWLDFDLDWHRRVLWRGVDWRRHDYHVRHHAGPVIVGPPHGTPQRWRPPANRVRPRPGFRYGDRVVGPRALPPGPVEHEAHPARPAASWGNARLAPATAQPNPNGASSVRRWSRGGDQPHSSGNADSKMPPAPTIARPPSVGGPVRPSRPDVSPRPDSNRGNLHFNTTRPVVSAPGPSATVRAPAAPELTPTPRPAFVPQPRPAPVAPPPAMRPVTAPPPRSAPPPDRGERADARRDNRTDKDR, from the coding sequence GTGAATGCGCAGGACGTCAGCGATGAATCCCCGCGAACGCCCGAGGAATTGGACAAGCTCGTGGCCCCCATCGCGCTCTATCCCGATGTCTTGGTCGCATTGATCCTGCCGGCCTCCACGGTGCCGACCGATGTCACGCTCGCAGCGCGGTTTCTGGCGAACAGTGATGGCTCGGCGGCGATCGAAGATCAGCCATGGGATGAAAGCGTGAAGGCGCTGGTGCACTATCCCGAGGTCGTCAAATGGATGGATGAAAACCTCGAATGGACGCGTGAGCTCGGCCTCGCGTTCGCCGCGCAGTCCACCGACGTGATGAACGCCGTGCAGCGTATGCGCACTCAAGCGCGCGCCACTGGTGCGTTGAAGGATACTCCGCAACAGGAAGTGGTCGTGCGTGATCAGATCATCTACATCGAACCGGCCACGCCCGACGTGATTTATGTGCCGCGTTACAATTATGATCTCGTTTACGGACCGCCGCCGTTTGGCTACGCCGGGCCGTTTTTAACGTTTGGCATCGGTTATTCGGTCGGGTCGTGGCTGGATTTCGATTTGGACTGGCATCGCCGGGTGCTCTGGCGCGGCGTGGACTGGCGCCGACACGATTATCACGTGCGGCATCACGCCGGTCCGGTGATCGTCGGGCCGCCCCACGGCACACCGCAACGTTGGCGTCCACCGGCCAACCGCGTGCGGCCGCGCCCCGGTTTTCGTTATGGCGATCGTGTGGTCGGACCGCGGGCGCTGCCGCCTGGCCCGGTCGAGCACGAGGCGCATCCCGCCCGGCCGGCGGCGAGTTGGGGTAATGCCCGCCTTGCTCCTGCCACGGCTCAACCGAATCCAAACGGCGCATCTTCCGTGCGACGGTGGTCACGAGGCGGCGATCAGCCGCACAGCAGCGGCAACGCGGATTCGAAAATGCCTCCTGCGCCCACGATCGCGCGACCGCCGTCCGTTGGCGGCCCGGTGCGCCCGTCGCGGCCCGATGTTTCTCCGCGGCCCGATAGCAACCGCGGCAATCTTCATTTCAACACCACGCGGCCCGTGGTGAGCGCGCCCGGTCCCAGCGCCACCGTCCGCGCGCCCGCTGCCCCGGAGCTAACGCCGACGCCGCGCCCGGCTTTTGTGCCGCAACCGCGTCCTGCTCCGGTGGCGCCGCCGCCGGCGATGCGGCCGGTGACCGCGCCGCCGCCGCGGAGCGCGCCTCCGCCGGATCGAGGGGAGAGGGCGGACGCACGTCGCGACAATCGAACGGATAAAGACCGTTAG
- a CDS encoding phytoene desaturase family protein — translation MNTSSHYDVAIIGAGMSGLAAGIRLAHFGRRVCIFERHNAVGGLNSFYSIAGRKFDVGLHAMTNYVPPGVKGTPLGKILRQLRIDRDELALCPQRGSRIAFGPRGEVKLRFTNDFALFESEVAARFPAQRDGFARLVAYLRSYDDVSLNAQPRSARAVVRDFVTDPLLEEMLFCPLMYYGSAQERDMEFGQFAIMFKALFLEGFARPLEGVRVVLRVLLDKFRAAGGERRMKCGVSRIIAQDGRATTLVLDDGAEVTADHVLSSIGGPETLALFQPPETEIRGRQLPAVGRLSFVETITVLNQEPAALGWGEDTIVFFNDSPEFNYVRPDEAVDVRSGVICLPNNFVFEAGQHLPEGLLRCTCLANYDRWATLPENVYREQKTRWFSEVQQSARRFLPAVEDDVLAKATVATDMFTPRTITTFTGHFGGAIYGSPDKKRDGNTPLANVYLCGTDQGFLGIVGAMLSGISMANYHILQPRAG, via the coding sequence ATGAACACGAGCTCCCATTACGACGTGGCGATCATCGGAGCCGGCATGTCGGGCTTGGCGGCGGGCATCCGACTCGCGCATTTTGGCCGGCGCGTCTGTATCTTCGAGCGGCACAACGCCGTCGGCGGGCTGAACAGTTTCTACAGTATCGCGGGGCGAAAATTCGATGTCGGCCTGCACGCGATGACGAACTACGTGCCGCCCGGTGTGAAGGGAACGCCGCTGGGGAAAATTCTGCGGCAGTTGCGCATTGATCGCGATGAGTTGGCCCTTTGTCCGCAACGCGGTTCGCGAATCGCTTTTGGGCCGCGCGGCGAGGTGAAGCTACGGTTTACGAATGACTTTGCGCTCTTCGAAAGCGAGGTGGCGGCGCGATTCCCGGCGCAGCGGGATGGTTTCGCTCGCCTGGTCGCCTATCTTCGCAGTTACGACGATGTGTCGCTCAATGCGCAGCCGCGCAGCGCCCGCGCGGTCGTCCGCGACTTTGTAACGGACCCGCTCCTCGAGGAGATGTTGTTTTGCCCGCTCATGTATTATGGCAGCGCACAGGAGCGCGACATGGAGTTCGGGCAGTTCGCGATCATGTTCAAGGCGCTCTTTCTCGAAGGGTTTGCCCGCCCGCTCGAGGGTGTGCGCGTTGTGTTGCGCGTGTTGCTGGACAAATTTCGGGCGGCGGGCGGCGAACGGCGTATGAAATGCGGCGTGAGCCGGATCATCGCCCAAGATGGACGCGCGACAACGCTCGTGCTCGATGACGGTGCGGAGGTCACCGCCGACCATGTGTTATCCTCGATCGGCGGCCCAGAAACGCTGGCGTTGTTTCAGCCACCGGAGACCGAAATCAGAGGCCGCCAGCTACCTGCGGTGGGCCGGCTGTCGTTCGTCGAGACGATTACCGTGCTGAATCAAGAGCCTGCGGCGCTCGGGTGGGGCGAGGACACGATTGTGTTTTTCAACGACTCGCCGGAATTCAACTACGTCCGCCCTGACGAGGCGGTCGACGTGCGCAGCGGCGTGATTTGTCTGCCGAATAATTTCGTATTTGAAGCAGGGCAGCATCTGCCCGAAGGCCTGCTGCGCTGCACCTGCCTGGCCAACTACGACCGCTGGGCCACGCTGCCGGAGAATGTCTATCGAGAGCAGAAAACGCGTTGGTTTTCCGAGGTGCAGCAAAGCGCCCGCCGATTTCTGCCGGCGGTGGAAGATGACGTTCTCGCCAAAGCCACCGTGGCGACGGACATGTTTACGCCGCGCACGATCACGACGTTCACCGGGCACTTCGGCGGAGCCATCTACGGTTCGCCGGATAAAAAACGCGACGGGAACACGCCGTTGGCCAATGTTTATCTCTGCGGCACGGACCAAGGGTTTTTGGGCATCGTCGGCGCGATGCTGAGTGGGATCTCGATGGCGAATTACCACATTCTGCAGCCGCGCGCGGGGTAA
- a CDS encoding acyl carrier protein translates to MTTDECKQVVLDIIADIAPDEDLSNVKPDVRLRDQLQLDSMDFLDIVMELRKRHGIEVPEADYQQLASLDSSAAYLTPKFNAQKQG, encoded by the coding sequence ATGACCACCGACGAATGCAAGCAGGTCGTGCTCGATATCATCGCGGACATCGCGCCCGATGAAGACCTTTCGAATGTGAAACCGGACGTGCGCCTGCGCGACCAACTCCAGCTCGATAGCATGGACTTTCTCGACATCGTGATGGAGCTGCGCAAACGCCACGGCATCGAGGTGCCGGAGGCGGATTACCAGCAACTGGCCTCACTCGACAGTTCCGCGGCGTATCTTACGCCGAAGTTCAACGCCCAGAAGCAGGGCTGA
- a CDS encoding beta-ketoacyl-[acyl-carrier-protein] synthase family protein, with protein sequence MQLPRIVITGVGLTAPNGNTLAEFRRNLLTGVSGIERLDVRYMGSLLAGVCHYDPLKYQTKKEVRVGTRAGSISIYCAREALADSQVNFAGLPKDRVGIYIGCTEHGNVETENEIFNISKFNYDTKFWSHYHNPRTVANNPAGETSLNLGVTGPAYTIGAACAAGNMGLIHATQMLRLGEVDFAICGGVSESIHTFGIFAGFKSQGALATNDDPAKASRPFDLARNGIVVSEGGGLYTLERLDDALARGAKIYAEIAGYAVNSDASDYVLPNPVRQAECVRKSIAHAGLRPRDVHIVNTHATATPLGDIQECEAIRAVFGEGCPDTYINNTKSFIGHCMGAAGALELAGNLPSFDDLVVHPTINVDALDPQCALPNLVLNEPQRVGQVDVILNNSFGMLGINSTLIVKRFVP encoded by the coding sequence ATGCAGCTCCCGCGCATCGTCATCACCGGGGTCGGTCTCACGGCTCCCAACGGCAACACCTTGGCCGAGTTTCGTCGTAATTTGCTGACGGGCGTTTCCGGCATCGAACGTCTCGATGTGCGTTACATGGGCTCACTTCTGGCCGGCGTCTGCCATTACGACCCGCTGAAGTATCAGACGAAAAAGGAAGTTCGCGTAGGCACGCGCGCGGGCTCGATTTCGATTTACTGCGCGCGCGAGGCGCTGGCCGACAGTCAGGTCAACTTCGCGGGGCTTCCGAAGGATCGCGTGGGCATTTACATCGGCTGCACCGAACACGGCAACGTCGAGACGGAGAATGAGATTTTTAACATCTCGAAGTTCAACTACGACACCAAGTTCTGGTCCCATTATCACAACCCGCGCACCGTCGCCAACAACCCGGCGGGAGAGACGTCGCTCAATCTTGGCGTGACGGGTCCGGCTTACACGATCGGCGCGGCCTGCGCGGCGGGGAACATGGGCCTGATCCACGCCACGCAAATGTTGCGCCTCGGTGAGGTGGATTTCGCGATTTGCGGTGGCGTGAGCGAAAGCATTCACACGTTTGGGATTTTCGCCGGCTTCAAGTCGCAGGGCGCGCTCGCCACCAACGACGATCCCGCGAAGGCTTCACGGCCGTTTGATCTGGCGCGCAACGGCATCGTCGTATCCGAAGGCGGGGGGCTTTATACGCTGGAGCGGCTTGACGACGCCTTGGCCCGGGGAGCGAAGATTTACGCGGAGATTGCGGGCTATGCGGTGAACTCAGACGCCAGCGATTACGTGCTGCCCAATCCGGTGCGGCAGGCTGAATGCGTGCGCAAGTCGATCGCCCATGCCGGCCTCCGGCCACGCGATGTCCATATCGTCAACACGCACGCCACGGCGACGCCGCTGGGCGACATTCAGGAGTGCGAGGCGATTCGCGCCGTGTTTGGCGAAGGTTGTCCTGATACTTACATCAACAACACCAAGAGTTTTATCGGCCACTGCATGGGGGCGGCGGGCGCACTGGAACTCGCGGGCAATCTGCCGTCGTTCGATGACTTGGTGGTGCATCCCACGATCAACGTCGATGCCCTCGACCCGCAATGTGCGTTGCCCAACCTGGTGTTGAACGAACCGCAGCGGGTGGGGCAGGTCGACGTGATCCTGAACAATTCATTCGGGATGCTCGGCATCAATTCCACGTTGATTGTGAAACGTTTTGTCCCCTGA
- the galE gene encoding UDP-glucose 4-epimerase GalE, translating to MNVLVIGGAGYIGSHCVRQLVAAGHRPVVLDNLVYGHRAAVPAGVPLHQVDLGDESAVGRILVDEKIELVMHFAAYCYVGESVTDPLKYYFNNVVAPVHLLNAMLTAGVKKFVFSSTCATYGVPASLPIVETLLQAPINPYGQTKLDVENLLKSLAQAHGLSFAAFRYFNAAGASEDASIGEDHDPETHLIPVAIDVATGKRPHLQLFGTDYPTPDGTCLRDYVHVDDLSRAHIAAFDRLATPGTQLFYNLGTGRPSSNREVIRAVEKATGRTITVIESPRRAGDPPALFADSSKAQRELGWTIKFPDIDSIVATAWKWHRAHPQGYADRAPRQ from the coding sequence ATGAACGTTCTGGTCATCGGAGGTGCCGGTTACATTGGAAGTCATTGCGTGCGACAGCTTGTCGCCGCCGGACACCGCCCCGTCGTGCTCGATAATCTCGTCTACGGTCATCGCGCCGCCGTGCCTGCCGGTGTGCCGCTTCACCAAGTCGACCTTGGCGACGAGTCCGCGGTCGGCCGCATCCTGGTCGACGAAAAGATCGAGCTGGTGATGCACTTCGCCGCTTATTGCTACGTCGGCGAATCTGTCACGGATCCGCTGAAATATTATTTCAACAACGTGGTGGCGCCCGTCCATCTGCTGAATGCGATGCTCACCGCGGGCGTGAAGAAATTCGTTTTCTCCTCCACGTGCGCCACCTACGGCGTGCCTGCGTCCCTGCCGATCGTCGAGACGCTGCTCCAAGCCCCGATCAATCCCTACGGGCAGACGAAGCTCGACGTCGAAAACCTCCTCAAGAGCCTCGCCCAAGCGCACGGATTGAGTTTCGCCGCCTTCCGCTACTTCAACGCCGCCGGTGCCTCGGAAGATGCATCCATCGGTGAAGACCATGACCCGGAAACCCACCTCATCCCTGTCGCCATCGACGTTGCGACGGGCAAGCGCCCTCACCTGCAGCTTTTCGGAACCGATTATCCCACCCCGGACGGCACCTGCCTGCGAGACTACGTGCATGTCGACGATCTGAGTCGCGCGCACATCGCTGCATTCGATCGGCTGGCCACGCCCGGCACGCAGCTTTTCTACAATCTCGGCACCGGCCGCCCGTCATCGAACCGCGAAGTCATACGCGCGGTGGAAAAAGCCACGGGCCGCACGATCACGGTGATCGAGAGCCCGCGTCGCGCGGGCGATCCGCCGGCGTTGTTCGCCGATTCCAGCAAAGCCCAACGCGAACTCGGTTGGACGATCAAGTTTCCCGATATCGACTCCATCGTCGCCACTGCGTGGAAATGGCACCGCGCGCATCCGCAAGGCTACGCTGATCGCGCGCCGCGCCAGTAA
- a CDS encoding sigma-54-dependent transcriptional regulator yields MPELKPPTILIIDDDAEIRYSLTRVLASRHFLVTEAGSGEQGVAVLKKGPPPDLIFLDVRMGGMSGIETLQHLRSVNPKQLVVLMTAFGTAQTAIEAMKYGAFDYVMKPFAPDKVLALVENALKTHADLRAVGDYKPTVSSDDFKEGIVGNSAAMQEVFKTIGQVTASDVTVMITGESGTGKELVARSIWKHSHRASKPFIAVNCAAIPDNLIESELFGHEKGAFTGATGQRIGKFELCDGGTIFLDEIGDMALATQTKILRVLQQGDIQRVGGSETIRVDVRILAATNKDLEAMVKAKTFREDLYYRLNVVRIRMPALRDRAEDIPQIVDFCLQNLVKSRKTRVGKVSPEALAVLTRYPWPGNVRELENVIYRSAVIAQGDSILLKDLPAEVRDRAEPTSQPAPVSTEPAADAESSISRAIAALYTELANDESGVWAAVEKRLVEHALKAEDGDEEAAAGKLGVSRATWRRLRGGAGQ; encoded by the coding sequence ATGCCCGAGCTCAAGCCGCCCACCATTCTCATCATCGACGACGACGCGGAGATCCGCTACTCGCTCACGCGGGTGCTGGCCTCGCGGCACTTTCTGGTGACCGAAGCGGGCAGCGGTGAACAAGGCGTGGCCGTCCTAAAGAAGGGTCCGCCGCCGGATCTTATTTTTCTCGACGTGCGCATGGGCGGCATGAGCGGCATCGAAACCTTGCAGCACCTCCGTTCCGTCAACCCGAAGCAGCTCGTCGTGCTCATGACGGCATTCGGCACGGCACAGACGGCGATCGAGGCGATGAAATACGGGGCGTTCGATTACGTCATGAAGCCGTTTGCGCCCGACAAGGTGTTGGCGTTGGTCGAGAACGCATTGAAGACCCATGCCGATTTGCGCGCCGTGGGAGATTACAAGCCGACCGTTTCGAGCGACGATTTCAAGGAAGGCATCGTGGGGAATTCGGCGGCGATGCAGGAGGTCTTCAAAACGATCGGGCAGGTGACGGCGAGCGATGTCACGGTGATGATCACGGGAGAGAGCGGCACGGGCAAAGAGCTCGTCGCCCGCTCGATCTGGAAGCACAGCCACCGCGCCAGCAAACCGTTCATCGCGGTCAACTGCGCGGCGATTCCTGACAACCTGATCGAAAGCGAGCTGTTCGGACACGAAAAAGGTGCGTTCACCGGCGCAACCGGGCAACGCATCGGAAAATTTGAGTTATGCGACGGCGGCACGATTTTCCTCGATGAGATCGGCGACATGGCGCTCGCCACGCAGACGAAAATCCTGCGCGTGCTGCAGCAGGGCGACATTCAGCGCGTCGGCGGAAGCGAGACCATCCGGGTGGACGTCCGGATTTTGGCCGCGACGAACAAGGATCTCGAGGCGATGGTTAAAGCGAAGACGTTTCGCGAAGATTTGTACTACCGGCTTAATGTCGTGCGTATCCGCATGCCGGCGTTGCGCGATCGAGCGGAAGACATTCCGCAAATCGTCGATTTCTGCCTCCAGAATCTCGTCAAAAGCAGGAAGACACGGGTCGGCAAAGTTTCTCCCGAAGCCTTGGCGGTGCTCACGCGCTATCCTTGGCCGGGGAATGTGCGAGAGTTGGAAAACGTCATCTACCGCAGCGCCGTCATCGCCCAAGGGGACTCCATTTTGCTGAAGGATCTGCCCGCGGAAGTTCGCGACCGCGCCGAGCCAACGTCCCAGCCAGCACCCGTGTCCACCGAGCCTGCGGCGGATGCAGAGTCGAGCATCTCAAGGGCGATCGCCGCGCTTTATACGGAGCTGGCGAACGACGAATCAGGCGTCTGGGCGGCCGTGGAAAAGCGCCTCGTGGAGCACGCGCTCAAGGCTGAGGACGGCGACGAGGAGGCGGCGGCGGGAAAACTCGGCGTTTCCAGGGCCACGTGGAGGCGACTGCGCGGCGGAGCCGGGCAATAG
- a CDS encoding site-2 protease family protein, producing the protein MNLFRVRGIQVAVHASFFLLLGYIAWEGEKAAGLPGALWSATAVCAFFACVVLHELGHSFTAMHFGIRVPRILLMPIGGMAQFDRIPREPRQELLITVAGPLVNFALAGLLWLAVSFPAGWMQVEIPRSVGDLGRQLFVANLVMGIFNFLPAFPMDGGRILRALLAFRLPYLRATWWAATAGKVVAGSCIVLVLLWPADAAWEQRGLRAALFLFIFIAGETEYRMLMRHEREEEHWRRTLARLAATRTDPPVLSP; encoded by the coding sequence ATGAACTTGTTCCGCGTGCGCGGGATCCAGGTCGCGGTGCACGCCAGCTTTTTTCTTCTCCTTGGCTATATCGCCTGGGAAGGCGAAAAAGCCGCGGGCCTGCCGGGCGCCCTCTGGAGCGCCACCGCCGTTTGCGCATTCTTTGCCTGCGTGGTTTTGCACGAACTCGGGCACAGTTTCACGGCGATGCATTTTGGGATTCGGGTGCCGCGCATCCTCTTGATGCCAATCGGGGGCATGGCGCAATTTGATCGGATTCCGCGCGAGCCCCGTCAGGAGCTCCTCATCACGGTCGCCGGCCCCTTGGTGAATTTCGCGCTGGCTGGGTTGCTCTGGTTGGCGGTCTCGTTTCCCGCCGGCTGGATGCAGGTGGAAATCCCGCGGTCCGTAGGTGATCTCGGGCGTCAGCTCTTCGTCGCCAATCTCGTCATGGGCATCTTCAATTTTCTGCCCGCGTTTCCGATGGATGGCGGTCGCATCTTGCGCGCGTTGCTCGCCTTCCGACTGCCCTATTTACGGGCAACTTGGTGGGCGGCCACGGCGGGCAAAGTTGTCGCAGGATCGTGCATCGTGCTGGTGCTTCTGTGGCCCGCGGACGCGGCATGGGAACAGCGGGGACTGCGCGCCGCCCTTTTTCTTTTCATCTTCATCGCCGGCGAAACCGAATATCGGATGCTCATGCGCCACGAACGGGAAGAGGAACACTGGCGGCGCACCTTGGCGCGTCTCGCCGCGACCCGCACCGATCCGCCCGTGCTCTCGCCGTAG
- the ispH gene encoding 4-hydroxy-3-methylbut-2-enyl diphosphate reductase, with product MSTAAVSTPVLCCVLAFNSNNEIAVRRLGAKAGLPFTGVDLAMATARLENAFAEHTPPREFYTADGGGRRHRVFFAQVAGPSADAEIRFSSFDALLAEPSALAPSLAAVLGGLEPHLIDVPYLHLGENEFIYKFRPEKERNPAIYARDPEASALYQSKLCAAIKTLARRHERTATPAVALDFGPVSYVVPSHFGFCLGVKNAIERAYETLAENPERRVFMLSELIHNPFVNEDLLRRGLRYLQTDKGTPYTTSGRKATDAPGEPLLWDSLTPHDIVIIPAFGATDEDKKRLVRKGIAVCHYDATCMLVEKVWKAARAFGREGFTVIIHGKHEHEETKATFSNTRRYAPAVIIRNLEEAHLLGEIIAHGGEEGQRRFETTFAGRFTPGFSVERDLARIAVVNQTTLLMNETIGIIEHLREVYRQRFGDASLVGGSSRGDTLCYATQVNQDALSLALQEPLDAAFVIGGRNSSNTYQLYRLCAAQLGAKAYFIQSEASILSREEVEHYVFPAKGEHVGGHLERRALWPDDHQPKRILVTGGASCPDGIIQQVITRINGLFPAAALRSIDDVLADLSQVDVNA from the coding sequence ATGTCAACTGCCGCCGTCTCAACGCCCGTGCTCTGCTGTGTGCTCGCGTTCAACTCCAACAACGAGATCGCAGTGCGGCGGCTCGGCGCGAAAGCCGGCCTGCCCTTCACCGGCGTCGATCTGGCGATGGCGACAGCGCGGCTTGAGAACGCGTTTGCGGAACACACTCCGCCGCGCGAATTTTACACCGCGGACGGCGGCGGTCGGCGCCACCGCGTGTTTTTCGCCCAAGTCGCCGGCCCTTCCGCGGACGCCGAAATACGTTTCAGTTCATTCGACGCCCTGCTCGCGGAGCCCAGCGCACTCGCGCCATCGCTGGCCGCCGTGCTGGGCGGGCTCGAGCCGCATTTGATCGATGTGCCCTATCTGCACCTCGGCGAAAACGAATTCATCTACAAGTTTCGCCCGGAAAAGGAGCGCAACCCTGCGATTTACGCGCGCGATCCCGAGGCGAGCGCGCTTTATCAATCGAAGCTCTGCGCCGCGATCAAGACGCTCGCCCGCCGCCATGAGCGGACCGCCACGCCCGCGGTGGCGCTCGACTTCGGTCCCGTGAGTTACGTGGTGCCAAGTCATTTCGGATTTTGCCTCGGCGTGAAAAACGCCATCGAACGCGCTTACGAGACCTTGGCCGAAAACCCTGAGCGCCGTGTGTTCATGCTGTCGGAGTTGATCCACAATCCGTTCGTTAACGAGGATCTGTTGCGGCGTGGGCTGCGTTACCTGCAGACCGACAAGGGCACGCCCTATACCACGAGCGGCCGCAAAGCCACGGATGCGCCGGGCGAACCGCTGCTGTGGGATTCTCTCACGCCCCACGATATCGTTATCATCCCGGCGTTTGGTGCCACGGACGAGGACAAGAAACGGCTCGTGCGCAAGGGCATTGCGGTCTGTCACTACGACGCCACCTGCATGCTCGTGGAAAAAGTCTGGAAAGCCGCCCGCGCGTTCGGACGGGAAGGTTTCACGGTGATCATCCACGGCAAGCACGAGCACGAGGAAACGAAAGCCACGTTTTCCAACACCCGCCGCTACGCGCCCGCCGTGATCATCCGCAACCTCGAGGAAGCGCACCTCCTTGGAGAAATCATTGCGCACGGTGGCGAAGAAGGCCAACGCCGCTTCGAAACAACGTTTGCCGGACGATTCACGCCGGGCTTCTCCGTGGAGCGCGACCTGGCCCGCATCGCGGTCGTCAACCAGACCACGCTGCTGATGAACGAGACCATCGGCATCATTGAGCACTTGCGCGAGGTTTACCGGCAGCGCTTCGGGGATGCCTCCCTCGTTGGAGGGAGCAGTCGCGGCGATACGCTTTGCTACGCCACGCAGGTCAACCAGGACGCGCTCAGCCTCGCCCTGCAGGAGCCGCTCGATGCCGCGTTTGTGATCGGCGGACGCAACTCCTCCAATACCTACCAACTCTATCGCCTGTGCGCGGCGCAACTCGGCGCCAAGGCGTATTTCATTCAGTCGGAGGCGAGCATCCTCTCGCGTGAGGAAGTCGAACATTACGTCTTTCCCGCGAAGGGCGAACACGTGGGCGGCCACTTGGAGCGCCGTGCGCTCTGGCCTGACGATCACCAGCCGAAACGCATTCTCGTGACCGGTGGCGCGTCGTGCCCCGACGGCATCATTCAGCAGGTTATCACCCGCATCAACGGCCTGTTTCCCGCCGCCGCGCTGCGGTCCATTGACGACGTGTTGGCCGATCTAAGCCAAGTCGACGTCAACGCCTGA